One Cervus canadensis isolate Bull #8, Minnesota chromosome 1, ASM1932006v1, whole genome shotgun sequence genomic window carries:
- the LOC122444851 gene encoding transcription elongation factor A protein-like 4, with translation MEKLCSENEAKPENQGKMENEQPLDAGKPGAASTKEDKEMLENKGRTDHKGKTDKVVLKVKERPENETKPKKGNPESQGKPVSEEKAKERKAESEGKPESEGKPVSEGKPKEDKPASEPRELRAGGKRPAGEDVPRKAKRKTNKGLAQCLKEYKEAIHGMHLSNEEMIREFDEMARVEDEVKKTRQKLGGFMWMQKKFTGPLPPMGPTGTQGWL, from the coding sequence ATGGAAAAACTCTGCAGTGAAAATGAAGCAAAGCCTGAGAACCAAGGCAAGATGGAAAACGAACAGCCACTGGATGCAGGAAAACCAGGAGCAGCTTCTACTAAGGAAGACAAAGAAATGTTAGAAAACAAGGGAAGGACAGATCACAAGGGAAAGACAGATAAGGTAGTATTAAAGGTTAAGGAAAGGCCAGAGAATGAGACAAagccaaaaaaaggaaacccAGAGAGCCAAGGAAAGCCAGTGAGtgaggaaaaagcaaaagaaagaaaagcagagagtgAGGGGAAGCCAGAGAGTGAAGGAAAGCCAGTGAGTGAGGGAAAACCAAAAGAAGACAAGCCAGCCAGCGAACCAAGGGAACTAAGGGCTGGAGGAAAGCGCCCAGCTGGGGAGGATGTACCCAGGAAGGCCAAAAGAAAAACCAACAAGGGGCTGGCTCAGTGTCTCAAGGAATACAAGGAGGCCATACATGGTATGCATTTGAGCAATGAAGAGATGATAAGAGAATTTGATGAGATGGCCAGGGTAGAGGATGAGGTGAAGAAAACCAGACAGAAATTGGGGGGGTTTATGTGGATGCAAAAAAAGTTTACAGGACCCCTTCCACCCATGGGGCCCACAGGAACTCAGGGGTGGCTGTAG